From Micromonospora echinaurantiaca:
AGCTACGGCCGCCAGCCCCGCTCGATCAGCCCGCGCACGTAGGCGGCCTGGCCGAGGTGCTGCAGGTCGTCCTCGACCACGGAGACCAGCCGGACGCCGAGGGTCACCGGCGGGTCCCAGGACTCGTCGACCACCCGGTCCAGGTCGGGCGGACGTAGTCCGGCCAGGAACGTGCGGGTGCGCGCCGCCACCGCCTCGTGGTAGTCCACCAGCGCTCCCGCGCTCTCCGGACGCACCGCGGCGACCTGTTCCGGGGTGTGCGCGTAGCCCGTGTCGTCGGGATCCGGGCTGAGCCCGAAGCGCTCCGCCCAGTCGCCGGTGGCCCAGAGCTGCTTCACGCCGAACGCGTCGGACACGTGGTGGTCCTGGAGCCGGGTCAGGTGCCAGACCAGCCAGCCGACCGGGTTCGCGCCCGGCCCAGGCGGGTGCCGCAGCTGTTCCGGGGTGAGGCCGTCGACCGCTGCGCGGACGAGTGCGGGCAGCCGGTCGTACGTCTCGGTCAGCAGGTCGTTCACGTCCATCCGGCG
This genomic window contains:
- a CDS encoding mycothiol transferase, translated to MDVNDLLTETYDRLPALVRAAVDGLTPEQLRHPPGPGANPVGWLVWHLTRLQDHHVSDAFGVKQLWATGDWAERFGLSPDPDDTGYAHTPEQVAAVRPESAGALVDYHEAVAARTRTFLAGLRPPDLDRVVDESWDPPVTLGVRLVSVVEDDLQHLGQAAYVRGLIERGWRP